The following are encoded together in the Armatimonadota bacterium genome:
- a CDS encoding carotenoid biosynthesis protein, protein MNETDRGARPGLLRAVGAALFGLSTAIVVFSLAGTWALANLDVPDANYERLSQALGIANIVLASGACMAWLWAVGGGRTAVEVLLLCAAISGSVEAVGVATGIPFGEYSYTDQLGPKLGGVLPAVIPLAWFMMMYPALQMAQQTRLRVPGKAALAGLAMVTWDLALDPAMTAGARAWEWQEGGVYYGIPFQNFLGWFLTAFLLALACLAVLGKKPADRSAMPLALYLVQSLFPALLAVLYGRPWTAVVWLAGLAVLWGLVRWYASPAETPRRENGSA, encoded by the coding sequence ATGAACGAGACGGACAGGGGCGCGAGACCCGGGCTGTTGCGCGCCGTGGGAGCCGCCCTGTTCGGCTTGAGCACTGCGATTGTAGTCTTCTCTCTGGCAGGTACGTGGGCTCTGGCGAACCTCGATGTTCCCGATGCCAACTATGAGCGTCTCTCCCAGGCACTCGGGATAGCGAACATCGTTCTCGCATCAGGCGCGTGCATGGCCTGGCTGTGGGCGGTGGGGGGTGGCCGGACGGCAGTAGAGGTGCTGCTGCTCTGCGCCGCCATTAGCGGAAGCGTGGAAGCCGTTGGTGTGGCGACCGGTATCCCCTTCGGTGAATACAGCTATACGGATCAGCTCGGACCGAAGCTCGGCGGCGTACTGCCGGCGGTCATCCCCCTTGCCTGGTTCATGATGATGTACCCCGCTCTGCAGATGGCGCAACAGACGCGCCTCCGTGTGCCAGGAAAAGCCGCGCTCGCCGGTCTTGCCATGGTGACCTGGGACCTCGCCCTGGACCCGGCAATGACCGCGGGCGCCAGAGCATGGGAGTGGCAGGAGGGCGGCGTCTACTATGGCATCCCCTTTCAGAACTTCCTCGGATGGTTCCTGACTGCTTTCCTCCTGGCGCTGGCTTGCCTGGCCGTACTGGGAAAGAAGCCGGCCGACAGATCGGCAATGCCTCTCGCGCTTTACCTGGTGCAGAGTCTCTTCCCGGCGCTGCTCGCAGTCCTGTACGGGCGACCGTGGACCGCCGTCGTCTGGCTCGCCGGGCTGGCGGTGCTTTGGGGACTGGTCAGGTGGTATGCGTCCCCGGCGGAAACTCCGCGAAGAGAGAACGGATCGGCTTGA
- a CDS encoding glycosyltransferase, whose protein sequence is MIALLWAAGIILGMQITVLAVNLTYWYRRRLAESTPVSISVLIPARDEIRNLPTLLSLLAEQSHAPLEVLVCDDGSTDGTTEWLVEHAEEYGVGWFAGAQRPDGWTGKNWACAQLAGRASGEWLLFMDADVRPGPEFLGRFAGWCGASEAALVTALPRICPSGLGDGLLIGMVPWSVFTLLPLFLAERHPHPAFAFANGQMMGFSRDTYGQLDPHRRVRSSLLEDVEIARLVKREGGQVLIGDATDLAAVEMYSGLREAFDGFSKNAAVICGGRLQAVICAALTGLVNILPLVLGIAGSSPAWALVGTSMALYGWSVSMLRLPFWYALCCPAAMVLGVAVMLRSVVWYSMKRVTWKRRVYGEP, encoded by the coding sequence TTGATCGCGCTTCTATGGGCGGCAGGGATCATCCTGGGCATGCAGATAACAGTCCTGGCGGTCAACCTGACCTACTGGTACAGGCGCAGGCTGGCCGAATCCACACCTGTTAGCATTTCCGTTCTGATACCCGCGCGCGACGAGATCCGCAACCTCCCCACGCTGCTATCGCTGCTCGCCGAGCAGAGCCATGCCCCACTGGAAGTACTGGTCTGCGATGACGGCTCGACCGACGGGACCACTGAATGGTTGGTGGAACACGCTGAGGAGTATGGTGTGGGATGGTTCGCCGGGGCGCAACGCCCGGATGGCTGGACGGGCAAGAACTGGGCTTGCGCGCAGCTTGCAGGACGGGCCAGCGGGGAGTGGCTGCTCTTCATGGATGCCGACGTGCGTCCCGGTCCCGAGTTCCTCGGCAGGTTCGCGGGGTGGTGCGGGGCGAGCGAGGCCGCACTCGTAACAGCTCTCCCGCGCATTTGCCCCTCCGGGCTGGGAGACGGCCTGCTTATCGGCATGGTCCCGTGGTCGGTTTTCACGCTGCTTCCCCTGTTTCTGGCGGAACGTCACCCACACCCTGCATTCGCCTTCGCCAACGGACAAATGATGGGCTTTTCGAGAGACACTTATGGGCAGCTTGATCCCCATCGCCGGGTGCGTTCATCCTTGTTGGAGGATGTGGAGATCGCGCGGCTCGTGAAGCGAGAGGGCGGCCAGGTGCTCATCGGGGACGCCACTGATCTTGCAGCCGTGGAGATGTACAGCGGCCTGCGTGAGGCCTTCGACGGCTTCTCCAAGAACGCCGCAGTCATCTGCGGCGGAAGGTTGCAAGCGGTTATCTGCGCGGCCCTCACGGGGCTGGTGAATATTCTGCCCCTTGTGTTGGGGATCGCCGGCTCTTCCCCCGCATGGGCGCTGGTCGGCACGTCGATGGCGTTGTACGGCTGGTCCGTGTCGATGCTCCGGCTGCCATTTTGGTATGCGCTCTGCTGCCCGGCCGCCATGGTTCTCGGCGTGGCCGTTATGCTGCGGTCCGTGGTCTGGTATTCGATGAAGCGCGTGACATGGAAGCGGAGGGTGTACGGGGAGCCATGA